The Pseudophaeobacter arcticus DSM 23566 genome includes a region encoding these proteins:
- a CDS encoding ABC transporter substrate-binding protein, with protein MRYILALILSLLPLLACAQDREAQNRDTWEDRAMFQGSASRQTLRILSSTDRSFFAPIITSFLAQRPELAIEYLVSGTAEVDRIFRQDPSQFDLVISSAMDLQFKAANDGLALPIEDVTTPDWAQWRQSLFAFTTEPAAIVIRRADFAGHPLPQTRQDLIQALRARPEVFRNRLGSYDIRQSGLGYLFATQDARASETYWRLMEVMGNLGTRLYCCSGDMITDLQNGELAVAYNVLGSYASARTKNSDDLAVILPADFPITMMRTGFVSAMTTQPEHAGDFIRHLLDIQSAPLDPQVFPLPPLIPASGSQPQFAITLDPALMTYLDRLKRRTFLKEWVSAVIQ; from the coding sequence ATGCGTTATATTCTCGCTCTGATCCTGTCGCTTTTGCCGCTTCTGGCCTGCGCGCAAGACCGGGAAGCACAAAACCGGGACACCTGGGAAGACCGGGCGATGTTTCAGGGCAGCGCGTCGCGTCAGACGCTCAGAATTCTGTCCAGCACCGACAGATCCTTTTTTGCGCCGATCATCACCAGTTTCCTTGCCCAGCGCCCCGAGCTTGCCATCGAATACCTTGTCTCCGGGACCGCCGAGGTCGACCGCATCTTCCGCCAGGATCCCAGCCAGTTTGATCTGGTCATTTCCAGCGCCATGGATTTGCAGTTCAAGGCGGCCAATGACGGACTTGCGCTGCCGATTGAAGATGTCACCACGCCCGATTGGGCCCAATGGCGACAGAGTCTCTTTGCCTTTACCACGGAGCCCGCAGCCATTGTCATTCGGCGCGCAGATTTTGCAGGTCACCCGCTGCCGCAAACCCGTCAGGACCTGATCCAGGCCCTGCGCGCCCGCCCCGAGGTTTTCCGCAACAGGCTGGGAAGCTATGACATTCGCCAGTCCGGTCTGGGCTATCTCTTTGCCACCCAGGATGCCCGGGCCTCTGAAACCTATTGGCGGCTGATGGAGGTGATGGGCAATCTGGGCACGCGGCTGTACTGCTGTTCCGGCGATATGATCACCGACCTGCAAAATGGAGAGCTGGCCGTCGCCTATAATGTGCTTGGCAGCTATGCCTCTGCCCGCACCAAAAACAGCGATGATCTGGCCGTGATCCTGCCCGCTGATTTCCCCATCACCATGATGCGAACCGGCTTTGTGTCCGCCATGACCACGCAGCCAGAACACGCCGGGGATTTTATCCGCCATCTGCTGGACATCCAGTCCGCGCCATTGGACCCACAGGTCTTTCCTTTGCCGCCACTGATCCCGGCATCTGGCTCGCAGCCCCAATTTGCAATCACGCTGGACCCGGCCTTGATGACCTATCTGGATAGGCTGAAAAGGCGCACCTTCCTGAAGGAATGGGTCAGCGCCGTCATTCAGTGA
- the comE gene encoding sulfopyruvate decarboxylase subunit beta — MIRSEILTEIAPLLRDQLVVCNIGIPSQELHAIDDQPSNFYMLGTMGLASSIGLGLALAQPKPVVVIDGDGSVLTNLGTLPTIGNNAPGNYILMIIDNGSYGSTGDQPTYTGKKTCLAGMARAAGCDSVVEVQDVDTAAALAQALKQAEQGGPATVLVVKCDSGNAKMPAIPLDPVVIRDRFMKAVQA; from the coding sequence ATGATCCGATCTGAAATCCTAACCGAGATCGCGCCCCTGCTGCGGGATCAGCTGGTCGTCTGCAATATCGGCATTCCCAGTCAGGAATTACATGCCATCGACGATCAACCGAGCAATTTCTACATGCTGGGCACCATGGGCCTGGCCTCTTCGATTGGCCTGGGCCTGGCGCTGGCGCAGCCCAAACCGGTGGTGGTGATTGATGGCGATGGCTCGGTCCTGACCAATCTCGGCACCCTGCCGACAATCGGCAACAATGCCCCGGGTAACTACATCCTGATGATTATCGACAATGGCTCCTATGGGTCGACCGGGGATCAGCCAACCTACACTGGCAAAAAGACCTGCCTTGCCGGCATGGCGCGGGCTGCGGGCTGTGACTCTGTGGTTGAGGTGCAGGACGTCGACACCGCTGCAGCCCTGGCGCAGGCGCTGAAACAGGCGGAGCAGGGCGGCCCGGCAACGGTTCTGGTGGTCAAATGTGACAGTGGTAATGCCAAGATGCCGGCCATCCCCCTGGATCCTGTGGTGATCCGGGATCGGTTCATGAAGGCGGTGCAGGCCTAG
- a CDS encoding decarboxylase, with amino-acid sequence MNIDKKIVDDLVANDISFVTTVPCKQLAGVIDEVERRDEVFHIPSNKEDEGMGLCAGAWMGGKRPAIIMQNTAIGVTINTLATLIQYYRMPLPMLISYRGELREPVACQVEMALHTKALLAQLNIPTYHFHKQSDVDELDMILKYTFMCNKPVAILTDANFWGGYGDQ; translated from the coding sequence ATGAACATCGACAAGAAGATCGTGGATGATCTTGTTGCCAACGACATTTCATTTGTCACCACCGTTCCCTGTAAACAACTGGCCGGGGTGATCGACGAAGTTGAGAGGCGCGACGAGGTTTTTCATATTCCCTCCAACAAGGAGGACGAGGGCATGGGGCTGTGTGCCGGGGCCTGGATGGGGGGGAAACGTCCGGCGATCATCATGCAAAACACGGCGATTGGGGTGACCATCAATACCCTGGCCACGCTCATTCAATACTATCGGATGCCACTGCCGATGCTGATCTCCTATCGCGGTGAGCTGCGCGAACCGGTGGCCTGTCAGGTCGAGATGGCACTGCATACCAAGGCCCTGTTGGCCCAGTTGAACATTCCGACCTATCATTTCCACAAACAATCCGACGTGGATGAACTGGATATGATCCTCAAGTATACCTTCATGTGCAACAAACCGGTGGCGATCCTGACCGATGCCAATTTCTGGGGAGGCTATGGCGACCAATGA
- a CDS encoding universal stress protein, whose protein sequence is MYHNILVPISFDPDRDVSAPLKLAQLLATPEAKITLLHVVEQVPAYAISYMSAEYMAETRKALEAELAALAKPLPNAKSVVIEGHSGRSILDWADANKPDLVIISSHRPGMQDLLLGSTASQVVRHAACAVHVVR, encoded by the coding sequence ATGTATCACAATATTCTCGTGCCAATTTCGTTTGACCCTGACCGCGATGTCTCAGCACCGCTGAAGCTTGCGCAGCTCTTGGCCACACCAGAGGCCAAGATCACGCTGTTGCATGTGGTTGAACAGGTCCCGGCCTACGCGATCTCCTATATGTCTGCAGAATATATGGCAGAGACCCGCAAGGCGCTGGAGGCTGAGCTGGCAGCCCTGGCCAAACCCCTGCCAAACGCCAAAAGCGTTGTTATTGAGGGGCATTCGGGGCGTTCCATTCTCGACTGGGCAGATGCAAACAAGCCCGATCTGGTGATTATCTCATCCCACCGTCCGGGCATGCAAGATTTGCTGCTGGGTTCAACCGCCAGCCAGGTGGTGCGCCATGCGGCCTGTGCGGTGCATGTGGTCCGTTGA
- a CDS encoding antibiotic biosynthesis monooxygenase family protein: MPNITDGADIQTVITTFEMTPGTCQDLLDALKDAYGEYISKQPGFIAAGLHVNDAQTRIANYSQWRSREDFMAMLRSAEMRARNRQINELCRSFEPVMYEVAATFEAL; encoded by the coding sequence ATGCCTAACATCACTGATGGTGCGGATATCCAAACGGTTATTACGACCTTTGAAATGACGCCGGGAACCTGCCAGGATCTTTTGGATGCGCTCAAGGATGCCTATGGCGAATATATCTCGAAACAACCGGGGTTTATAGCGGCTGGGCTGCATGTGAATGACGCCCAGACGCGGATTGCAAACTACTCACAATGGCGCAGCCGCGAGGACTTCATGGCGATGCTGCGCTCTGCCGAGATGCGGGCGCGCAACCGTCAAATCAACGAGCTGTGCCGCAGCTTTGAGCCGGTTATGTATGAGGTCGCAGCGACATTTGAGGCTCTATGA
- a CDS encoding TonB-dependent receptor: protein MPRRAHLVLALWAATLPLAANAGAWKHPVDTGFASTSFTLRRSDQGLVSEFGYYRDFGLSARFDLGIDLNQQDNQEGHVLVFARLPLRQGGDKTQIAAELALGGNHAQLQWHPMYRLTLSTGRSRRTLRGTLWGNLDLSFEQRGDAPHPLWKLDGSFGLDSSRRLSPLLQVETSFGQGADFAYAITPSLRIKLSGLSLAGKHRFEKSDLTIGLEYRHAKTQSLGLKIALWQRF from the coding sequence ATGCCCCGCCGCGCACATCTGGTTCTGGCGCTTTGGGCCGCGACCCTGCCTCTGGCTGCCAATGCCGGAGCCTGGAAGCACCCTGTCGACACGGGCTTTGCTTCTACCAGCTTTACCCTGCGCAGATCTGACCAGGGTTTGGTGAGCGAGTTTGGCTATTATCGTGACTTTGGCCTCTCAGCCCGGTTTGATCTGGGCATTGACCTGAACCAACAGGACAACCAAGAGGGCCATGTCCTGGTCTTTGCCCGCCTGCCTCTGCGCCAGGGCGGAGACAAAACCCAAATCGCGGCCGAACTGGCGCTTGGGGGCAATCACGCGCAGTTGCAGTGGCACCCGATGTACCGGCTCACCCTGTCTACCGGGCGCAGCAGACGCACACTCAGGGGCACCCTTTGGGGCAACCTTGATCTGAGTTTTGAACAGCGCGGCGATGCCCCCCACCCCTTGTGGAAGCTGGACGGCAGTTTTGGACTAGACAGCAGTCGGCGGCTCTCGCCGCTTTTGCAGGTTGAGACAAGCTTTGGCCAGGGTGCAGATTTCGCCTATGCGATAACGCCCTCCCTGCGTATCAAGCTTTCTGGCCTGTCCTTGGCCGGAAAACACAGGTTCGAGAAGAGCGACCTGACCATCGGGCTTGAATATCGGCACGCAAAGACGCAGAGTCTTGGCCTCAAGATAGCCCTGTGGCAGCGCTTTTGA
- a CDS encoding HugZ family pyridoxamine 5'-phosphate oxidase has protein sequence MTPIPPKASPTTNPIRPTNDEARALAQSLMSQARFAALATLDASGSPLVTRVAFGLCPAGQPISLMSNLAQHSQNLAANPACSLLVGEPGPKGDPLTHPRLSLVGTARFVSNQSPEHQEMATHYLRSHPKSKLYIGFADFSFVRFTVQLGNLNGGFGKAFNLTPGDLSPLS, from the coding sequence ATGACACCGATCCCCCCCAAGGCCTCCCCGACCACCAACCCGATCCGCCCGACCAACGATGAGGCCCGTGCCCTGGCTCAAAGCCTGATGAGCCAGGCCCGCTTTGCCGCTCTGGCCACCCTGGATGCCAGTGGCAGCCCACTGGTAACACGGGTCGCTTTTGGACTCTGCCCTGCAGGCCAGCCGATCAGCCTGATGTCCAACCTCGCCCAGCACAGCCAGAACCTGGCAGCAAACCCCGCGTGCTCGCTGCTGGTCGGGGAGCCCGGCCCAAAGGGAGACCCGCTCACCCATCCCCGGCTTAGTCTGGTGGGCACAGCGCGGTTTGTCAGCAACCAAAGCCCAGAGCATCAGGAAATGGCCACGCATTACCTGCGCAGCCATCCAAAATCCAAACTCTACATCGGCTTTGCGGATTTCTCGTTTGTCCGCTTTACTGTGCAGCTGGGCAACCTGAACGGCGGCTTTGGCAAGGCTTTCAACCTCACTCCAGGTGACCTGTCGCCTCTCAGCTAG
- a CDS encoding glycosyl hydrolase family 28-related protein, with protein sequence MNKVITAGLQLTPPEFEAGLDVWSSGDGTPSSDTYDGVANAAIVVADADFAGCLELQKLEATQKLRYMGKTPLLPGCYLQVKARIKAVSGALPTVRIAAWAGDSSDSHVPGVIEVGSSTTLTAYGRVVEVSAIIGTGSRAGVDMPWGLAAVYGHFGLDLIGPNGGVVRIDDIEITDLTSAFLRDMISLVDVTDFGAIGDDVTDNTAAFEAADAAAAGRQILVPAGQYFLAQTVSFNHPVQFEGSLRMPVDKMLLLRKNFDFPSYAAAFGNEEEGFKKGFQALLNSADHESLDLAGRMVTVTAPIDMQAAVPNRSSYSTRRVIRNGQLAASGGAAWDTETWTEQATYDPNDPRKLKSVSNIANIPVGALVEGAGVGREIYVRSKNTGAGEITLNAPLFDAAGTQVFTFKDFKYMLDFSGFSALSKFGMTEVELQCNSHCSALRLPSAGTVFSLDHCFISRPKDRGITSIGSGCQGILVDHCQFLSAEEAEDVPDRSSVGINVNANDAKLRNNRVTKFRHFALLAGANNTITGNHFFQGDSIAGGVRTAGLILASTYCASTVSDNYVDNCFIEWTNEQDPTPNFSSGFSFSALSISDNVFLSSDVAPWFSYVVIKPYGTGHFLNGVSISGNKFRSINGNIDRAERVDTSFSDLDFSRSKTVFFEGNTFHGISTAVASPLRIRHEQATDATTWTVSTAGAMPFQGRARAVDAVVAIGPMRNSSGTYRYPRPWVQLEQGSNRDEVKLNWGEALRGEVQVVVRVDK encoded by the coding sequence ATGAACAAGGTGATTACTGCGGGTCTTCAGCTGACGCCGCCAGAGTTTGAAGCGGGGTTGGATGTCTGGTCGAGCGGCGATGGCACGCCGAGCTCTGATACCTATGACGGGGTGGCCAATGCGGCGATTGTGGTGGCTGATGCGGATTTTGCCGGCTGCCTGGAGTTGCAGAAACTGGAGGCCACCCAGAAGCTGCGCTACATGGGGAAAACGCCGCTGCTGCCGGGGTGCTATTTGCAGGTGAAGGCCCGGATCAAGGCTGTCAGCGGCGCGCTGCCAACGGTGCGGATTGCAGCCTGGGCCGGGGACAGCAGCGATAGCCATGTTCCAGGGGTGATCGAGGTGGGCAGCAGTACGACGCTGACCGCCTATGGCAGGGTGGTTGAGGTCAGCGCGATTATCGGCACCGGCAGTCGCGCGGGCGTGGATATGCCCTGGGGGCTGGCGGCGGTCTATGGTCACTTTGGCCTGGACCTGATTGGCCCCAATGGCGGCGTTGTGCGCATTGATGACATCGAAATTACCGATCTGACCAGCGCCTTTTTGCGCGATATGATCAGCCTGGTGGATGTGACCGATTTTGGCGCCATTGGCGATGATGTGACGGACAATACCGCAGCCTTTGAAGCGGCGGATGCGGCCGCTGCGGGGCGGCAGATCCTGGTGCCTGCCGGGCAGTATTTTCTGGCCCAGACCGTTTCTTTCAACCATCCGGTACAGTTTGAAGGCAGCCTTCGGATGCCGGTGGACAAGATGTTGCTGCTGCGCAAGAATTTTGACTTCCCGTCTTATGCGGCGGCTTTTGGCAATGAGGAAGAGGGATTCAAGAAGGGTTTTCAGGCCTTGCTGAATTCTGCGGATCATGAATCATTGGATCTGGCCGGGCGGATGGTCACGGTGACGGCGCCGATCGATATGCAGGCGGCGGTGCCCAATCGCAGCTCATATTCGACCCGTCGGGTGATCCGCAACGGCCAGCTGGCGGCCTCGGGGGGGGCGGCCTGGGATACTGAGACCTGGACCGAGCAGGCCACCTATGATCCCAATGACCCGCGCAAGCTGAAAAGTGTCAGCAATATCGCCAATATCCCGGTAGGCGCGCTGGTGGAGGGGGCGGGTGTTGGCCGCGAGATCTACGTGCGCAGCAAAAATACCGGCGCGGGCGAGATCACCCTGAATGCGCCGCTCTTTGATGCGGCGGGCACCCAGGTGTTCACCTTCAAGGATTTCAAGTACATGCTCGATTTCAGTGGGTTCAGCGCCCTGAGCAAATTTGGCATGACTGAGGTGGAGCTCCAGTGCAATTCCCACTGTAGCGCGCTGCGCCTGCCCTCGGCCGGGACGGTGTTCAGCCTGGACCATTGCTTTATTTCGCGGCCCAAGGATCGCGGCATTACCTCGATTGGCTCGGGCTGTCAGGGCATTCTGGTAGACCATTGCCAGTTCCTGTCGGCGGAAGAGGCTGAGGATGTGCCGGATCGCAGCAGCGTCGGGATCAACGTCAATGCCAATGACGCCAAGCTGCGCAACAACCGGGTGACCAAGTTCCGCCATTTTGCGCTGCTTGCGGGGGCCAATAACACCATCACCGGCAATCACTTCTTCCAGGGGGACAGTATCGCGGGGGGCGTACGCACGGCGGGGCTGATCCTGGCCTCGACCTATTGTGCCAGCACAGTGTCGGATAACTATGTCGACAACTGTTTTATTGAATGGACCAACGAGCAGGATCCAACCCCGAATTTCTCCAGTGGGTTTTCCTTTAGTGCCCTATCGATCTCCGACAATGTGTTCCTGTCCAGCGATGTGGCGCCCTGGTTCAGCTATGTGGTGATCAAACCCTACGGCACCGGGCATTTCCTCAATGGGGTGAGCATCTCGGGCAATAAGTTCCGGTCGATCAATGGCAATATTGACCGGGCTGAGCGGGTGGATACCAGCTTTTCCGACCTTGATTTCAGCCGCAGCAAAACGGTGTTTTTTGAGGGCAATACTTTCCATGGGATTTCAACTGCGGTGGCCAGCCCGTTACGGATCCGCCACGAGCAGGCGACGGATGCCACGACCTGGACGGTCTCGACCGCTGGGGCGATGCCGTTTCAGGGGCGGGCGCGGGCAGTGGATGCGGTGGTGGCCATTGGGCCGATGCGCAATTCCAGCGGCACCTATAGATATCCCCGCCCCTGGGTACAGCTGGAGCAGGGCAGCAACCGCGATGAGGTCAAGCTGAACTGGGGCGAGGCCCTGCGCGGTGAGGTGCAGGTGGTGGTGCGGGTCGATAAATAG
- a CDS encoding lysine--tRNA ligase gives MSELRDTALKSKAWPFEEARRVLKRYAKGAPEKGYVLFETGYGPSGLPHIGTFGEVARTTMIKNAFEVISDIPTKLICFSDDLDGMRKVPGNVPDADSLVPHLQKPLTSVPDPFGTHESFGHHNNAMLRRFLDTFGFEYEFYSATEFYGSGQFDEVLKRAVEKYDEIMEVMLASLREERRQTYSIFLPFHPETGRVLYVPMKKVDAETHTITFDDDDGKEWTVPVTGGNVKLQWKPDFGARWAALGVDFEMYGKDHSTNTPIYDKICRILGHRAPDHFTYELFLDANGQKISKTSGNGISIDEWLTYASAESLSYFMYLKPKTAKRMHFDVIPKAVDEYHQQLRAYATQDTKARLNNPVWHIHAGDVPESDMVVPFSMLLNLASASSAEDKETMWGFINKYAPDATPQSNPTMDQAAGFAVAYFNDYVKPTKVFRAPSDQERVALQDLADALKSPGAALAAIAKKNAILGKDEPLPEADFADEEFLQSVVFAIGTIHGFEPLRDWFTAIYEVLLGASQGPRFGGFIALYGVDETIALIDRALAD, from the coding sequence ATGTCTGAACTGCGCGACACCGCTCTGAAGAGCAAGGCCTGGCCGTTTGAAGAAGCCCGCCGGGTGCTCAAACGTTATGCCAAGGGCGCGCCAGAGAAGGGCTATGTCCTGTTTGAGACTGGCTATGGCCCCTCAGGCTTGCCGCATATCGGCACCTTTGGCGAGGTGGCCCGGACCACCATGATCAAAAACGCCTTTGAGGTGATTAGCGATATTCCAACCAAGCTCATCTGTTTTTCCGATGATCTGGACGGGATGCGCAAGGTGCCGGGCAATGTGCCCGATGCCGACAGCCTGGTGCCACATTTGCAAAAACCGCTGACCTCGGTGCCGGATCCCTTTGGCACGCACGAGAGCTTTGGCCATCACAACAACGCCATGCTGCGCCGGTTCCTCGATACCTTTGGTTTTGAGTATGAGTTCTACTCGGCCACCGAATTTTATGGCTCGGGTCAGTTTGACGAGGTGCTGAAACGCGCGGTTGAGAAATACGATGAGATCATGGAGGTAATGCTGGCCTCGCTGCGCGAAGAGCGGCGCCAGACCTATTCGATCTTTTTGCCGTTTCATCCGGAAACCGGGCGGGTGCTTTATGTGCCGATGAAAAAGGTTGATGCGGAAACCCACACCATCACCTTTGACGATGATGACGGCAAGGAATGGACCGTGCCGGTCACCGGCGGCAATGTGAAGCTGCAGTGGAAGCCCGACTTTGGCGCGCGCTGGGCGGCGCTTGGGGTCGATTTTGAGATGTACGGCAAGGATCACAGCACCAATACGCCGATCTATGACAAGATCTGCCGCATCCTGGGCCACCGGGCACCGGATCATTTCACCTATGAATTGTTCCTGGATGCCAATGGGCAGAAGATCTCCAAAACCTCTGGGAATGGGATTTCGATTGACGAATGGCTGACCTATGCCAGCGCCGAGAGCCTGTCCTATTTTATGTATCTCAAGCCGAAGACTGCCAAACGGATGCATTTTGACGTGATCCCCAAGGCGGTTGACGAATATCATCAGCAGTTGCGGGCCTATGCGACGCAGGACACCAAGGCGCGGCTCAACAACCCGGTCTGGCATATTCACGCCGGCGATGTGCCAGAGTCGGATATGGTGGTGCCGTTCTCGATGTTGCTCAACCTCGCTTCTGCCTCCAGTGCGGAGGACAAGGAAACCATGTGGGGCTTTATCAACAAATATGCCCCCGATGCGACGCCGCAGAGCAATCCAACGATGGATCAGGCGGCGGGTTTCGCGGTGGCCTATTTCAATGATTACGTCAAACCAACCAAGGTGTTCCGCGCCCCCAGCGATCAGGAACGTGTTGCCCTGCAGGATCTGGCGGATGCGCTGAAATCGCCAGGGGCCGCGCTGGCGGCGATTGCCAAAAAGAACGCTATTCTGGGCAAGGATGAGCCCCTGCCCGAGGCTGATTTTGCCGATGAGGAATTCCTGCAATCGGTGGTCTTTGCCATTGGCACGATCCACGGGTTTGAGCCGCTGCGCGATTGGTTCACTGCCATCTACGAGGTGCTGCTGGGCGCCAGCCAGGGGCCACGGTTTGGTGGCTTTATCGCGCTTTATGGCGTCGATGAGACCATCGCGCTGATTGACCGTGCCCTGGCTGATTGA